A genomic window from Panthera tigris isolate Pti1 chromosome B4, P.tigris_Pti1_mat1.1, whole genome shotgun sequence includes:
- the TWF1 gene encoding twinfilin-1, with translation MSHQTGIQASEDVKDIFARARNGKYRLLKISIENEKLVIGSCSQPSDSWDKDYDTFVLPLLEDKQPCYILFRLDSQNAQGYEWIFIAWSPDHSHVRQKMLYAATRATLKKEFGGGHIKDEVFGTVKEDVSLHGYKKYLLSQSSPAPLTAAEEELRQIKINEVQTDVGVDTKHQTLQGVAFPISREAFQALEKLSNRQLNYVQLEIDIKNEIIILASTTNTELKDLPKRIPKDSARYHFFLYKHSHEGDYLESIVFIYSMPGYTCSIRERMLYSSCKSPLLEIVERQLQMDVIRKIEIDNGDELTADFLYEEVHPKQHAHKQSFAKPKGPAGKRGIRRLIRGPAESEATAD, from the exons ATGTCCCATCAGACCGGCATCCAAG CAAGTGAAGATGTTAAAGATATCTTTGCAAgagcaagaaatggaaaatacagacTTCTAAAAATATCTATTGAAAATG AGAAACTTGTGATTGGCTCATGTAGTCAGCCTTCAGATTCCTGGGATAAGGATTATGATACCTTTGTTTTACCCCTATTGGAGGACAAACAACCGTGCTATATATTATTCAGGTTAGATTCTCAGAATGCCCAGGGATATGAATGGATATTCATTGCTTGGTCTCCAGATCATTCTCAT GTTCGTCAAAAAATGCTATATGCAGCAACAAGAGCAACTCTGAAAAAGGAGTTTGGAGGTGGCCACATTAAAGATGAAGTATTTGGAACAGTAAAG GAAGATGTATCATTACATGGATATAAAAAATACTTGCTTTCACAGTCATCTCCTGCCCCATTGACTGCAGCTGAGGAAGAATTAcgacaaattaaaattaatgag GTACAAACAGACGTGGGTGTGGACACTAAGCATCAAACACTACAAGGAGTAGCATTTCCTATTTCTCGAGAAGCTTTCCAGGCTTTGGAAAAATTAAGTAACAGACAGCTCAACTATGTGCAATTG gaaatagacataaaaaatgaaattataattttggCCAGTACGACAAATACAGAACTGAAAGATTTGCCAAAGAGGATTCCCAAGGATTCAGCACGTTACCATTTCTTTCTGTATAAACATTCCCATGAAGGAGACTATTTGGAGTCCATAG tttttatttattcaatgccTGGATACACATGCAGTATAAGAGAACGGATGCTGTATTCTAGCTGCAAGAGCCCTCTGTTAGAAATTGTAGAAAGACAATTACAAATGGATGTCATTAGAAAG ATCGAGATAGACAATGGGGATGAGTTGACAGCAGACTTCCTTTATGAAGAAGTACACCCAAAGCAGCATGCACATAAGCAAAGTTTTGCAAAACCCAAAGGTCCTGCAGGAAAAAGAGGAATTCGAAGACTTATTAGGGGTCCAGCTGAAAGTGAAGCCACTGCTGATTAA